In Deinococcus malanensis, one DNA window encodes the following:
- a CDS encoding ABC transporter ATP-binding protein, whose translation MTVQPLPASPRSVKEPGSMLARTPTPAAVPLDLQHLTKRYAPGLPPVVDQLSLTARPGELLTLLGPSGCGKTTTLRLIAGLERPDSGTISIGGRDMSVPFVPPERRGVGLVFQDYALFPHLSVLGNVLFGLQHLPRAQRLPRARETLALVGLTVFETRMPHQLSGGQQQRVALARALAPRPALLLLDEPFSNLDAQLRHSTRQEVRGILRQSGTTAILVTHDQEEALAFSDRLVLMRSGKAEQIGTPAEVYTRPATAFVANFLGRSNLLSGTADRFMARTALGIVPLVEAASGPVLVSVRPEHLAFTEDLAGAEVTVVAREFRGRDATYTVRLAAAGTQELLVHDTTGLIRAEGERARIQVTQPARPVS comes from the coding sequence ATGACTGTCCAGCCCCTTCCAGCAAGCCCCCGTTCTGTCAAGGAGCCTGGCTCGATGCTGGCCCGCACCCCCACGCCAGCTGCTGTCCCCCTGGACCTTCAGCATCTCACCAAACGCTATGCACCGGGCCTTCCGCCAGTGGTGGACCAGCTGTCGCTGACCGCACGGCCGGGGGAACTGCTGACCCTGCTGGGTCCGTCAGGATGTGGCAAAACCACGACCCTGCGTCTGATCGCAGGGCTGGAACGCCCGGATAGCGGAACCATCAGCATCGGGGGGCGGGACATGAGCGTCCCCTTCGTACCGCCCGAGCGGCGTGGGGTGGGGTTGGTTTTTCAGGACTACGCGCTGTTTCCTCACCTGAGTGTGCTGGGCAATGTGCTGTTCGGGTTGCAGCATCTGCCGCGGGCGCAGCGCCTGCCCCGCGCCCGCGAGACGCTGGCGCTGGTGGGCCTCACGGTGTTCGAAACACGTATGCCGCATCAGCTGTCCGGTGGGCAGCAGCAGCGGGTGGCACTGGCCCGCGCGCTGGCGCCTCGCCCAGCTCTGCTGCTGCTGGACGAACCCTTTTCCAATCTGGACGCCCAACTCCGCCATTCCACCCGCCAGGAAGTGCGGGGCATCCTGCGCCAGAGCGGCACCACCGCGATTCTGGTCACGCATGATCAGGAAGAGGCCCTGGCCTTCAGTGACCGCCTGGTGCTGATGCGCAGCGGAAAGGCCGAGCAGATCGGCACACCGGCCGAGGTCTATACCCGTCCGGCCACGGCTTTCGTGGCCAACTTCCTGGGGCGCAGCAATCTGCTCAGTGGGACGGCCGACCGCTTCATGGCGCGCACCGCCCTGGGCATCGTGCCGCTGGTCGAGGCCGCCAGCGGACCGGTGCTGGTCAGCGTGCGCCCTGAGCATCTGGCTTTTACCGAAGACCTGGCCGGGGCCGAAGTCACGGTCGTGGCCCGCGAGTTCCGTGGCCGGGATGCCACCTATACCGTGCGGCTTGCCGCTGCTGGTACCCAGGAACTACTGGTGCACGACACCACTGGTCTGATCCGCGCCGAAGGCGAGCGGGCCCGGATTCAGGTGACCCAGCCTGCGCGTCCGGTCTCCTGA